A single region of the Arthrobacter sp. V1I7 genome encodes:
- a CDS encoding DeoR/GlpR family DNA-binding transcription regulator: MTTAKARREEIYHLAVTTGLASVEELSRHFRVTASTIRRDLAQLNEQGKLARTYGGAVALGAHPEPSLRQRTGEAFEQKQAIAAWAASEVQEGENILLDGGSTVGAMAHALRGRENLSVTTPGINTLQELADSPGIQVDCLGGRLRGVSQTFVGPLAEASLERMSFDRVFLGADAVTVEDGLCEADQVQTRLKELMARRGNTVYVLADSTKLGKRPFHAWVQLPAPWILVTDDQADPEQVELFRNAGVTVQLVDATPARAA, encoded by the coding sequence ATGACCACCGCCAAAGCCCGGCGCGAAGAGATCTACCACCTCGCCGTGACCACAGGTCTGGCGTCCGTGGAGGAACTGTCGCGGCACTTCCGGGTGACGGCCTCCACGATCCGTCGGGACCTCGCGCAGCTCAACGAACAGGGGAAGCTCGCCCGGACCTACGGTGGCGCGGTGGCGTTGGGGGCACATCCGGAACCGTCGCTGCGCCAGCGCACCGGCGAGGCGTTTGAGCAGAAACAGGCTATCGCTGCCTGGGCGGCGTCCGAGGTGCAGGAGGGCGAGAACATCCTGCTCGACGGCGGTTCAACGGTGGGTGCCATGGCGCACGCCCTGCGCGGCCGGGAGAACCTCTCCGTCACCACTCCGGGCATCAACACGCTCCAGGAACTCGCTGACTCTCCGGGCATCCAGGTCGACTGCCTGGGCGGACGGCTCCGCGGCGTCAGCCAGACTTTTGTTGGGCCGCTCGCCGAGGCGTCCCTGGAGCGAATGAGTTTCGACCGGGTGTTCCTGGGCGCGGACGCGGTCACGGTGGAGGACGGCCTGTGCGAGGCCGACCAGGTCCAGACCCGGCTGAAAGAGCTGATGGCGCGGCGAGGCAACACGGTGTACGTCCTCGCGGATTCCACCAAGCTCGGCAAGCGGCCGTTCCACGCCTGGGTTCAGCTTCCCGCCCCCTGGATCCTCGTCACCGACGACCAGGCGGATCCGGAACAGGTGGAACTGTTTCGAAACGCCGGCGTCACGGTTCAGCTCGTGGACGCCACTCCCGCGCGGGCCGCCTGA
- a CDS encoding sigma-70 family RNA polymerase sigma factor: MADSEGVTDDAVADYLRRLRQYDLLTAEQEVELAQEIEAGLFAEQLLTDGTSRPGRDVRELQTIVLLGKRAADALLHANLRLVVWIAMHYTHRGLDFLDLVQEGNLVLYTAVFKFDFTRGFKFSTYATDCIRRGLIRALADQARLIRLPVNVVEQVQKLRSAQRRATMAGAVCSKEDLGRLTDKSIEKVEYLLTLDQPIYSLDSQSARRQRRNRSAGRTTVGPC; encoded by the coding sequence CTGGCAGATAGCGAGGGGGTCACCGACGACGCTGTCGCTGACTACCTGCGCCGGCTGCGCCAATACGACTTGCTCACGGCGGAGCAGGAAGTAGAGCTGGCGCAAGAGATCGAGGCAGGACTTTTCGCGGAACAACTACTGACGGACGGAACATCGCGGCCCGGACGGGACGTAAGGGAGCTTCAAACCATCGTTCTTCTGGGCAAGAGGGCCGCCGACGCGCTGCTCCACGCCAACCTTCGGTTAGTAGTGTGGATTGCCATGCACTACACCCACAGGGGCCTCGACTTTCTGGACTTGGTCCAGGAAGGGAACCTGGTCCTGTACACGGCCGTCTTCAAGTTCGACTTCACCAGGGGTTTCAAATTCTCCACCTACGCCACGGACTGCATTCGGCGCGGCCTCATCCGGGCGCTGGCTGATCAAGCCCGTCTTATCCGACTGCCGGTAAACGTCGTCGAGCAGGTCCAGAAACTCCGGTCAGCACAACGGAGGGCCACGATGGCGGGGGCCGTTTGCAGCAAGGAAGATCTTGGTCGGCTGACGGACAAGTCGATCGAAAAGGTTGAATATCTACTGACGTTGGACCAGCCGATTTATTCGTTGGACAGCCAAAGTGCCCGACGGCAACGGCGGAACCGCAGCGCTGGCCGAACAACTGTTGGACCCTGCTGA
- a CDS encoding Gfo/Idh/MocA family protein, giving the protein MSTSKINWGILGPGKIARRFAAQLPLSSTGVLTAVAGRDIGRAAAFAEEFGASRAHSSFEELLADSTVEAVYIATPHTLHAELAIKAANAGKHVLCEKPIAVNHGSAMAVAEAALRNGVVMLEGYMYRFHPQIDTLLELLSSGAIGAIQHIDASFAFVGKNRDSWLFDEARAGGGILDVGGYPVSMARLIVSAALNKPSEPVSVTAQGHIAGNVDEWSTASLCFESGITANVRAGIVLGNEERLLIYGARGSIQLHTPWVVEPEDHPTITVSKAGEPSETIVCGAGAAYAAEADALAIAIAGDGQVDRMNMADSLANLRVLDQWRDQIGLRYSFEREDASSRP; this is encoded by the coding sequence ATGAGTACGAGCAAAATCAACTGGGGAATTCTCGGTCCAGGTAAGATCGCCCGCCGCTTCGCAGCACAACTTCCGCTCAGCAGCACCGGCGTCCTGACCGCCGTCGCCGGGCGAGATATAGGGAGGGCCGCCGCCTTCGCGGAAGAATTTGGCGCCAGTCGTGCCCACTCGAGCTTCGAGGAACTTCTCGCGGACTCGACTGTCGAAGCCGTATACATCGCCACGCCACACACCCTGCACGCCGAACTGGCCATCAAGGCGGCGAATGCGGGAAAACACGTGCTGTGCGAAAAGCCCATAGCCGTCAATCACGGCTCTGCCATGGCCGTCGCCGAGGCTGCACTGCGCAACGGCGTAGTCATGCTTGAGGGCTACATGTACCGTTTCCACCCGCAAATTGACACGCTCCTTGAGCTTCTGAGCAGCGGTGCGATAGGCGCAATACAACATATCGATGCCAGCTTCGCGTTCGTGGGCAAGAATAGGGATAGTTGGCTGTTTGACGAGGCGAGAGCCGGCGGCGGCATACTCGACGTCGGTGGATACCCCGTCTCCATGGCTCGCCTTATCGTGTCGGCCGCGCTCAACAAACCAAGTGAACCAGTTTCGGTGACAGCTCAAGGCCACATTGCGGGTAACGTCGACGAATGGTCGACCGCCAGCCTGTGCTTCGAGTCTGGAATAACCGCGAACGTGCGGGCAGGCATTGTTCTAGGTAATGAAGAACGTCTCCTTATATATGGTGCTCGCGGAAGCATCCAGTTGCACACGCCGTGGGTCGTAGAGCCGGAAGACCACCCGACGATCACGGTATCGAAGGCAGGCGAGCCTTCTGAGACGATCGTGTGTGGCGCAGGGGCAGCGTATGCGGCCGAAGCCGACGCCCTCGCTATTGCCATCGCCGGTGACGGCCAGGTGGACCGGATGAACATGGCCGACTCCCTAGCTAATCTTCGCGTGCTCGATCAGTGGCGGGACCAGATTGGCCTGCGCTACTCCTTCGAAAGAGAAGACGCTTCATCCCGACCGTGA
- a CDS encoding SDR family NAD(P)-dependent oxidoreductase, which produces MTAEPHALVTGCSSGIGKSITARLLADGWQVTGLSRTEPSFGAGFRWRHADLSDPESLASSVEDLDPVNAFVHAAGFQRTAMLGEMEADALAGMFTVHVAAASNLANALVPRMPDGGRVLLVGSRTSTGSPGKSQYAATKAALLGLGRSWAQELAPRGITVNVLSPGPTDTPMLADPGRSATPPKLPALGQLVDPEDVAALAGFLLGRHGKSITGQNYVICGGASL; this is translated from the coding sequence GTGACCGCTGAACCGCATGCCCTCGTCACCGGCTGCAGCTCGGGAATCGGGAAGTCCATTACGGCCCGGCTGCTGGCCGACGGCTGGCAGGTGACCGGCCTCAGCCGTACTGAGCCCTCCTTCGGGGCGGGCTTCCGGTGGCGGCACGCGGACCTCTCGGACCCGGAGTCCCTGGCGTCCAGCGTCGAGGACCTGGACCCGGTGAACGCGTTCGTCCACGCTGCCGGGTTCCAGCGGACCGCCATGCTGGGCGAGATGGAGGCTGACGCCCTGGCCGGCATGTTCACCGTTCACGTGGCGGCCGCCAGTAACCTGGCGAACGCGTTGGTTCCCCGGATGCCCGACGGCGGCCGCGTGCTCCTAGTCGGCAGCCGCACGTCCACCGGCTCCCCCGGCAAGAGCCAGTACGCGGCGACCAAGGCGGCGTTGCTTGGCCTGGGCCGCAGCTGGGCCCAGGAGCTGGCGCCACGCGGCATCACGGTGAACGTGCTCTCGCCCGGGCCGACGGACACGCCGATGCTGGCCGACCCCGGCAGGTCCGCCACACCGCCGAAGCTGCCCGCCCTTGGCCAGCTCGTGGACCCTGAGGATGTGGCTGCGCTCGCCGGGTTCCTGCTGGGACGCCACGGGAAGTCCATCACCGGGCAGAATTACGTCATCTGCGGCGGCGCGTCGCTGTGA
- a CDS encoding glycerophosphodiester phosphodiesterase family protein codes for MRTPLTAAAAAVLIAVLASPAVAASNPEAGPAPSSNASATAAVEATASIKTNESNGSFDLQSHRGGRGEWTEESLAAFAHSLKLGVTTLELDTHLTSDGKVIVWHDDTIQADKCRDTAPAVPGDPGFPYVGDRVAELSLAQIKTLDCGFTQLSGYPEQDVIEGNRIAELKDVFQLVHDADAKKVRFNIETKVENGRSGGEGMVALTKAVVTEIYTAGMAGRSTVQSFDWSSLNLTKTIAPELPLAALSSGDAWLEVGKPGASPNLGGIDIDTYGGSLAKAAAAQGYDIISPAFRSVTPGMITDAHALGLPVIPWTVNTTGDMELLMDLGVDGIITDYPTRLHTLMEERGLKLPKAYPSKG; via the coding sequence ATGCGCACACCCCTGACTGCCGCGGCCGCCGCCGTGCTCATCGCCGTTTTGGCGAGTCCCGCCGTCGCCGCTTCCAACCCTGAAGCTGGCCCCGCTCCGTCGTCGAACGCTTCCGCAACTGCTGCCGTAGAGGCAACAGCCAGCATCAAGACCAACGAGAGCAACGGCTCCTTTGACCTGCAGTCCCACCGCGGCGGCCGCGGCGAATGGACCGAGGAATCCCTGGCCGCCTTCGCCCATTCGCTGAAGCTTGGGGTGACCACGTTGGAGCTGGACACCCACCTGACGTCCGACGGCAAGGTCATCGTCTGGCACGACGACACGATCCAGGCGGACAAGTGCCGCGACACCGCGCCGGCGGTTCCCGGCGACCCCGGCTTCCCGTATGTCGGTGACCGGGTCGCCGAGCTGTCGCTCGCGCAGATCAAGACGCTGGACTGCGGGTTCACCCAGCTAAGCGGGTACCCGGAGCAGGACGTGATCGAGGGCAACCGGATCGCCGAGCTCAAGGACGTCTTCCAGCTGGTGCACGACGCCGATGCCAAGAAGGTCCGCTTCAACATCGAGACCAAGGTGGAAAACGGCCGGTCCGGCGGCGAGGGCATGGTCGCGCTGACCAAGGCCGTGGTCACGGAAATCTACACCGCCGGTATGGCCGGGCGCAGCACCGTGCAGTCGTTCGACTGGTCCTCGCTGAACCTGACCAAGACGATCGCGCCTGAACTTCCCCTCGCCGCCCTCTCCAGCGGCGACGCGTGGCTCGAGGTCGGCAAGCCCGGCGCGAGCCCCAACCTCGGCGGCATCGACATCGACACCTACGGCGGATCCCTCGCCAAGGCCGCGGCAGCCCAGGGTTACGACATCATCTCCCCCGCCTTCCGCTCCGTCACCCCCGGCATGATCACCGACGCCCACGCGCTCGGCCTGCCGGTCATCCCCTGGACCGTCAACACCACGGGGGACATGGAGCTGCTGATGGACCTCGGCGTGGACGGCATCATCACCGACTACCCCACCCGCCTGCACACCTTAATGGAAGAGCGCGGACTGAAGCTCCCCAAGGCCTACCCGTCTAAGGGCTAG
- a CDS encoding sigma factor-like helix-turn-helix DNA-binding protein, with translation MPDGNGGTAALAEQLLDPADLDAADPLFLQQLKERVHAVIDTLDEQEAAVIAMRFGMTGEEKTLEAVGKAYGMTREHIRQIEVTAMTKLKHPSRSDRLRQYRFDGANSSGEDGWLPNNAACVLRD, from the coding sequence GTGCCCGACGGCAACGGCGGAACCGCAGCGCTGGCCGAACAACTGTTGGACCCTGCTGATCTCGACGCGGCTGATCCGCTCTTCCTTCAACAGCTGAAGGAGCGGGTACATGCCGTAATCGACACGCTCGACGAGCAGGAGGCAGCGGTCATTGCGATGCGCTTCGGGATGACGGGCGAGGAAAAAACCCTGGAAGCGGTCGGGAAAGCGTACGGCATGACCCGCGAACACATCCGCCAGATCGAGGTCACGGCCATGACGAAGCTCAAACACCCGTCCCGGTCCGACCGCCTGCGGCAGTATCGGTTTGACGGCGCTAACTCGTCCGGCGAGGACGGCTGGCTGCCGAACAACGCCGCCTGCGTGCTGCGCGACTAA